The following proteins come from a genomic window of Nicotiana tomentosiformis chromosome 12, ASM39032v3, whole genome shotgun sequence:
- the LOC138903011 gene encoding uncharacterized protein: MAPYEALYGRRCQSPVGWFEPDEARLLGTDLVQDALDKVKVIQDRLCTAQSRQKRYADRKFRDVVIMVGERVLLWVSPMKGVMRFGKKSKLSPRYNGPFDVLRRVGEVAFEFALPPSLAGVHPVFHVSMLRKYHSDPTHVLDFSSVHLDKDLSYVEETVAILDRQVRKLRSKNIASVKVQWRGQPVEQATWETEHGMCSRYPDIFTTSGMSLCSFKDE, from the coding sequence atggcaccgtatgaggctctatatggtaggaggTGTCAGTCCCcagtaggttggtttgagccggacgaggctagattattgggtacagacttggtccaggatgccctggataaggtgaaggtgattcaggatcgactttgcacagctcagtcaagacagaagcgttatgcggatcgaaagttTCGCGATGTAGTaatcatggttggagagcgggtcttgctttgggtatcacctatgaagggcgttatgaggttcggaaagaagagcAAGCTTAGCCCAAGGTACAATGGTCCTTTTGATgtgttgcggcgtgttggggaAGTTGCTTTTGAGTTTGCCTTACCTcctagcctagcaggagttcatccggtatttcacgtttctatgctccgaaagtatcacagtgatccgactcatgtattggatttcagctcagtccatttGGACAAGgacctatcttatgttgaggagacggtggctattttggacaggcaggtcagaaagctaaggtcaaagaacattgcttcagtaaaggttcaatggaggggtcagcctGTTGAgcaggcgacttgggagaccgagcatggtATGTGCAGTCGTTATCCTgatattttcaccacttcaggcatgtctttatgctcgttcaaggatgaatga